One part of the Parabacteroides distasonis ATCC 8503 genome encodes these proteins:
- a CDS encoding GH92 family glycosyl hydrolase — MKIESFPRKLFLFRNNLCMFAQTQNELHNMKHMSILAVSLLALVACTPEKKQEADYSQYVNPMIGTDFTGNTYPGAQVPFGMVQLSPDNGLPGWDRISGYFYPDTTIAGFSHTHLSGTGAGDLYDISFMPVTRPYKEAPAPLGIYSTFSHNDEAASAGYYRVLLKDYNINVELTATERCGIQRYTFPEAEASVFLNLKKAMNWDFTLDSKIEVVDSTTIRGYRLSQGWSPLQHVYFETRFSKPFVACHMDTTSIVTKEKGWIGTAYVARFDFNTKKDEEILVTTGISGVSMEGAGKNLRAEAPKDDFDYYQAQASANWNRQLSKIEVKSRNTDDMVKFYTALYHSMIAPTIYSDVDGSYYGPDQQIHKADGWTNYSTFSLWDTYRASHPLFTYTEPERANDMIKGFLKFYEQNGALPLWNLYGWETNMMIGYHAVPVIVDAYLKGIGDFNAEKALEACIATANRDDYRGIGDYKKLGYVPAYSDPKKWENWSLSKTLEYAYDDYCIAKMAEKMGKKEIADEFFKRSQNYHNVYNPATSFMQPRDEKGNFAANFSPDDYTEDICESNGWQYFWSVPQDLDGLIGLVGSKERFAEKLDSMFTYVPKSDEELPIFSTGMIGQYAHGNEPSHHVIYLYNKVGQPWKTQKYVAQVLHDLYLNAPDGICGNEDCGQMSAWFVFSAMGFYPVDPISGQYEIGSPLFPEVKMHVGNGKTFTVLAPEVSAENIYIQSVKLNGQPYDKSYITHEQIMSGATLEFVMGSQPGPVWYTNE, encoded by the coding sequence ATGAAAATAGAAAGTTTTCCCCGTAAACTGTTTCTCTTTCGAAATAATTTATGTATGTTTGCTCAAACTCAAAACGAATTGCATAACATGAAGCACATGTCTATATTGGCGGTCTCTTTGCTGGCACTCGTGGCCTGCACGCCTGAAAAGAAACAGGAGGCGGATTACTCGCAGTATGTGAACCCCATGATCGGTACGGATTTTACCGGCAATACCTACCCGGGAGCCCAAGTTCCTTTTGGTATGGTACAATTGAGCCCGGATAACGGTTTGCCGGGTTGGGATCGCATCTCGGGGTATTTCTATCCGGATACGACGATCGCCGGCTTTAGCCATACGCACCTTTCCGGTACGGGGGCAGGCGATTTATACGATATCTCTTTTATGCCCGTGACCCGTCCTTATAAAGAGGCCCCGGCGCCGTTAGGAATCTATTCCACGTTCTCGCATAATGACGAGGCGGCTTCCGCAGGATATTACCGGGTATTGCTGAAGGATTATAACATTAACGTGGAGCTTACGGCTACCGAGCGTTGCGGTATCCAGCGGTATACCTTCCCGGAGGCCGAGGCTTCGGTATTCTTGAACTTGAAGAAGGCGATGAATTGGGACTTTACCTTGGATTCCAAGATCGAGGTGGTAGACTCTACGACGATTCGTGGATACCGCCTATCCCAAGGCTGGTCTCCCTTGCAGCATGTTTATTTCGAGACCCGTTTCTCTAAGCCTTTCGTGGCTTGTCATATGGATACGACTTCTATCGTGACCAAGGAAAAAGGTTGGATCGGTACGGCCTATGTGGCCCGTTTCGATTTCAATACGAAGAAGGATGAGGAAATCCTTGTCACGACCGGAATCTCTGGCGTCAGCATGGAGGGAGCGGGAAAGAATTTGCGTGCGGAAGCCCCGAAGGATGATTTCGATTACTATCAAGCGCAGGCTAGTGCGAATTGGAACCGACAGCTTTCCAAGATTGAGGTGAAGAGCCGGAATACAGACGATATGGTGAAATTCTATACGGCCTTGTATCATTCCATGATCGCCCCGACGATCTATAGCGACGTGGATGGTTCTTATTACGGCCCGGATCAGCAAATCCATAAAGCGGACGGATGGACGAATTACTCTACTTTCTCTTTATGGGATACCTACCGTGCCTCCCATCCGTTGTTTACGTATACGGAGCCGGAACGGGCGAATGATATGATCAAGGGTTTCTTGAAGTTCTATGAGCAGAACGGGGCTTTGCCTTTATGGAACCTTTATGGCTGGGAAACGAATATGATGATCGGTTATCATGCGGTGCCCGTTATCGTAGACGCTTATCTGAAAGGTATCGGTGATTTCAATGCCGAGAAAGCGCTGGAGGCTTGTATAGCGACAGCCAACCGGGATGACTATCGGGGTATCGGCGATTATAAGAAGTTGGGCTACGTACCGGCTTATAGCGATCCGAAAAAATGGGAGAACTGGTCTTTATCGAAGACCTTGGAGTATGCCTACGATGATTATTGCATCGCTAAGATGGCTGAGAAGATGGGTAAGAAAGAGATCGCCGACGAATTCTTTAAACGTTCACAGAATTATCATAATGTGTACAATCCGGCAACTTCCTTTATGCAGCCTCGTGATGAGAAAGGAAACTTTGCCGCTAATTTCAGCCCCGATGATTATACGGAAGATATTTGCGAGAGCAATGGTTGGCAATATTTCTGGTCCGTGCCGCAAGATCTGGACGGTTTGATCGGATTGGTAGGAAGTAAGGAACGTTTCGCCGAGAAATTGGATAGTATGTTTACCTATGTCCCCAAATCGGATGAGGAATTGCCTATCTTTAGTACAGGCATGATTGGTCAATATGCGCATGGAAATGAGCCGAGCCATCATGTGATCTACTTATATAATAAGGTCGGCCAGCCTTGGAAGACCCAGAAATACGTGGCTCAGGTATTACATGATTTGTATCTGAATGCCCCGGACGGTATTTGTGGTAATGAGGACTGTGGGCAGATGTCCGCTTGGTTTGTGTTTAGCGCCATGGGATTCTACCCGGTTGATCCGATCAGTGGCCAATATGAGATCGGCTCCCCGTTGTTCCCGGAAGTGAAGATGCATGTAGGTAATGGCAAGACCTTTACGGTTTTGGCTCCCGAGGTCTCTGCGGAGAATATTTATATCCAATCCGTGAAGCTGAACGGACAACCTTATGATAAGAGTTATATCACCCACGAGCAAATCATGAGCGGGGCGACATTGGAGTTCGTCATGGGCAGCCAGCCGGGACCGGTATGGTATACGAACGAATGA
- the tatC gene encoding twin-arginine translocase subunit TatC, whose amino-acid sequence MQQEEMSFWDHLEELRWTLFRSILALFVFAIAGFSVMPWLFDNVVMAPCSSDFIVYREMCKISSHFSFLPDFCNDTFHVNIVNIKLASQFFTHMTSSFWLALLLTFPYLMWEIWKFVSPALYENEKKNVRWVFLFGTIMFFIGCSVGYFLVFPMTLRFLATYELSAAITEQVSLDSYMDNFLMLIFVMGIVFEMPLVSWLLSQIGLLNRSFFHKYRRHAVVGLLVGAAFITPSSDPFTLSIVFLPLYGLYELSAFFVKKAPKEEDEENEEDNNEE is encoded by the coding sequence ATGCAACAAGAAGAAATGTCATTCTGGGATCACCTAGAAGAACTTCGTTGGACTTTATTTCGTTCTATTTTAGCGCTCTTTGTTTTTGCTATAGCCGGGTTCTCGGTAATGCCGTGGCTGTTCGATAATGTCGTGATGGCCCCGTGTAGCTCCGATTTCATCGTCTATCGGGAAATGTGTAAGATTAGTTCTCATTTTTCTTTTCTCCCGGACTTTTGTAATGATACTTTCCATGTGAACATTGTCAATATCAAGCTGGCTTCCCAGTTCTTCACGCATATGACAAGTTCTTTCTGGTTGGCGTTATTATTGACTTTCCCCTATTTGATGTGGGAGATCTGGAAGTTCGTAAGTCCGGCTCTTTACGAAAATGAGAAGAAAAATGTACGTTGGGTATTCTTGTTCGGAACGATAATGTTCTTTATCGGATGCTCAGTGGGTTATTTCTTGGTGTTCCCGATGACACTACGTTTCTTGGCGACTTACGAGTTGAGTGCCGCCATTACGGAACAGGTATCCCTTGATTCTTACATGGATAACTTCTTGATGTTGATATTCGTGATGGGAATCGTATTTGAGATGCCATTGGTATCTTGGCTATTATCTCAGATAGGGCTGCTAAACCGCTCGTTCTTTCATAAATACAGACGGCATGCTGTTGTCGGCTTGTTAGTTGGTGCGGCGTTCATCACTCCAAGTAGTGATCCGTTTACGTTAAGTATCGTATTCTTACCGCTCTACGGTTTGTATGAGTTGAGTGCGTTCTTCGTGAAAAAAGCCCCAAAGGAAGAAGACGAGGAGAATGAGGAAGATAATAATGAGGAATAA
- a CDS encoding arginase family protein translates to MEDKTSTLRLIYPQWQGGIVNHWMPDLPADDASRGYYLGAQLLNILAPPSPQKTVEVPISLDINDRETDLGISARKVILKQTKAALELLHENAPEKIITLGGECSVSVVPFTYLAAKYPDDIAIVWIDAHPDINLPYDEYKGYHAMALTACLGMGDEEILQLLPGMFKVSNTLIVGLRSWDEGMKERQKNLGIKGLSPEEVAKDSSSILKWLKGTGASKVVVHFDMDVIDPADMIAGVGVEPNGMKIDEVVRVINNIASKYDLVGLTVAEPMPRIAIKLRNMLDRLPLLK, encoded by the coding sequence ATGGAAGATAAAACATCGACACTTCGTTTGATCTATCCCCAATGGCAAGGTGGGATCGTGAATCATTGGATGCCCGACCTTCCTGCGGACGACGCTTCCAGAGGGTATTACCTAGGAGCTCAATTACTCAATATCCTCGCTCCCCCAAGTCCCCAGAAAACCGTGGAAGTACCCATCTCACTAGATATAAACGATAGAGAAACGGATCTAGGGATCAGCGCCCGCAAGGTTATTCTGAAACAAACAAAAGCAGCCCTCGAATTACTGCACGAAAACGCTCCAGAAAAGATTATCACCTTAGGGGGCGAATGTTCGGTAAGTGTCGTACCCTTCACCTATCTGGCTGCTAAATATCCGGATGATATAGCCATTGTCTGGATAGACGCACATCCGGATATAAACTTGCCGTATGACGAGTATAAGGGATATCATGCGATGGCCCTTACGGCCTGTCTAGGGATGGGTGATGAAGAGATTCTTCAATTATTACCGGGAATGTTCAAGGTCTCGAATACCTTAATCGTAGGTTTACGCTCGTGGGATGAGGGCATGAAAGAACGGCAGAAGAACTTAGGTATAAAAGGTTTATCACCAGAGGAGGTGGCGAAGGATAGTTCCTCCATCCTCAAGTGGTTAAAAGGGACGGGCGCATCCAAAGTTGTCGTTCACTTCGATATGGACGTAATCGATCCGGCGGATATGATAGCGGGAGTCGGCGTAGAGCCTAACGGGATGAAAATAGACGAGGTCGTACGTGTTATCAACAATATAGCATCCAAGTATGATCTGGTAGGTCTTACGGTAGCCGAGCCGATGCCTCGTATAGCCATCAAGCTAAGGAATATGCTGGACCGGTTACCTTTATTGAAATAA
- a CDS encoding Sec-independent protein translocase subunit TatA/TatB: MNELLFLGNLGTGEIVIIAIVVLLLFGGKKIPELMKGIGKGVKNFKDGVKGLEDDIKLDDTEKK, from the coding sequence ATGAATGAATTACTATTTTTAGGAAACTTAGGTACAGGCGAGATCGTGATCATCGCCATTGTTGTGTTATTGCTTTTCGGTGGTAAGAAAATTCCTGAGCTGATGAAAGGTATCGGTAAGGGCGTGAAGAATTTCAAGGACGGTGTAAAAGGATTGGAAGACGATATCAAATTAGACGATACGGAAAAGAAGTAA
- the fabD gene encoding ACP S-malonyltransferase, translating to MKAYVFPGQGAQFVGMGKDLYDNNPLAKEMFEKANEILGFRITDLMFAGTDEDLRQTKVTQPAIFLHSVILAKTLGDQFQPDMTAGHSLGEFSALVAAGALSFEDGLVLVSKRAMAMQKACEATPSTMAAVLALPDATVEEICASIKDEVVVCANYNCPGQLVISGSIPGIDQACEKLLAAGAKRALKLKVGGAFHSPLMEPARTELAAAIEATTINKPSCPVYQNVSTKAETCPETIKTNLIAQLTAPVRWTQSVQNMIADGATHFIELGPGAVLQGLVKKINKEMTTEGMQ from the coding sequence ATGAAAGCGTACGTATTTCCCGGTCAGGGGGCACAGTTCGTAGGTATGGGCAAAGACCTCTACGATAATAATCCTCTTGCTAAAGAGATGTTTGAGAAGGCTAACGAGATCCTTGGTTTCCGTATCACGGATTTAATGTTTGCCGGAACAGACGAGGATCTGAGACAAACCAAAGTTACTCAACCAGCGATCTTCTTACACTCTGTCATTCTCGCGAAAACATTAGGTGATCAATTCCAACCGGATATGACCGCAGGTCACTCATTAGGAGAATTCTCTGCCTTGGTAGCTGCCGGAGCATTGTCTTTCGAGGACGGCTTGGTATTAGTTTCCAAACGTGCCATGGCTATGCAAAAGGCTTGCGAGGCAACTCCCTCTACAATGGCCGCCGTATTAGCCTTGCCGGACGCGACGGTTGAGGAAATTTGCGCGAGCATCAAGGACGAGGTAGTGGTTTGCGCTAACTATAATTGCCCGGGCCAATTGGTAATCTCCGGCTCTATCCCCGGTATCGATCAGGCTTGCGAGAAGTTATTGGCCGCAGGCGCTAAGCGTGCCTTGAAGTTGAAAGTAGGTGGAGCGTTCCATTCTCCATTGATGGAACCAGCTCGTACTGAGTTGGCTGCCGCTATCGAGGCTACGACGATCAATAAACCTTCTTGCCCGGTTTACCAGAACGTAAGCACGAAAGCCGAGACTTGCCCGGAAACAATTAAGACTAACTTGATCGCACAGTTAACCGCCCCGGTACGTTGGACCCAAAGCGTACAGAACATGATCGCCGACGGTGCCACTCATTTCATCGAGTTAGGCCCGGGTGCCGTTCTTCAGGGATTGGTTAAAAAGATCAATAAGGAAATGACTACGGAAGGTATGCAATAA